A part of Caretta caretta isolate rCarCar2 chromosome 1, rCarCar1.hap1, whole genome shotgun sequence genomic DNA contains:
- the LOC125630002 gene encoding histone H2A.J — MSGRGKQGGKVRAKAKSRSSRAGLQFPVGRVHRLLRKGNYAERVGAGAPVYMAAVLEYLTAEILELAGNAARDNKKTRIIPRHLQLAIRNDEELNKLLGKVTIAQGGVLPNIQAVLLPKKTESHKAKSK, encoded by the coding sequence ATGTCCGGTAGAGGAAAGCAGGGAGGTAAAGTGAGGGCTAAGGCGAAATCTCGCTCTTCGAGGGCTGGACTCCAGTTCCCCGTAGGACGTGTGCATCGCCTGCTTCGCAAAGGCAATTATGCGGAGCGGGTGGGCGCTGGCGCCCCGGTCTATATGGCTGCGGTGCTGGAGTATCTGACCGCTGAGATTCTGGAGCTGGCTGGCAACGCTGCTCGGGACAACAAGAAAACTAGGATCATTCCTCGCCATCTGCAGCTCGCCATCCGTAACGATGAAGAGCTCAATAAGTTGCTGGGGAAAGTCACAATCGCTCAAGGGGGTGTCCTGCCCAATATCCAGGCCGTGCTACTGCCTAAGAAAACTGAGAGTCACAAGGCGAAGAGTAAGTAA